The nucleotide sequence ACTCATCTGAGAATGACTTGAAAATCTGGGTGCCATAAGACAAATTGAAATTCTTGAGCCTCATTTTTTAACTACTTTTACCGAAGTTAAACTTTTATTGAATAAAACACTTTATTAGTATAAAGAACTTGATTTGAGATATATACTGACATTATCTTTTTTATTTTTTTTAGTTTCGCAGCTATGCGCCCAAGAGCCGCATGAGAAAGTAATTCAGTTTACAGGAGTTGTATTTGGATCAGATAGTATCTCCGTTGTTCCAGGCACTCATGTGTACATTCCTAAATCTGGAAGAGGTACAACAACCAATCCCTACGGCTTTTTCTCTCTTCCGGTCCTAGAAGGTGATAGCGTTCTTTTCAGCGCTGTTGGATTTAAAAGAGCTTATTTCATTGTCCCAAAACATGAAAAGGAAAGTAGTTTTAGAATTATTATCGCTTTAGAGGATGATATCCAGTTTTTAGAAGAAGTGGAAATCAGACCTTATCCTTCTGAAAGTATGTTTAAGGAAGCATTGATAACAATGGAACTTCCAGATCAGAAAGAATATGCAAATATCTATCAATGGCTGAATAGCCAGGTGATGACGGAGGCATATCTAAATTTGCCTGCGTCACCAAATGCTAATCATCAGTATACTATGCAACTGCAAAGACAGTCATATATCAATCGCTACTCACCACCTCAAAATCAATTACTTAATCCTTTCGCTTGGTCAAGTTTTATAAACTCTCTCAAGCGAAAGAAAAATTGACTTCTTAGGCATCAGATCATTGTAGTCCTTGAGCCACCTCTTGCACTTTTCTCCATACTCGGAAAGTATTCTTGTAACAGATTTTCTCAATTTCCTTTGGTGTATAACCTCTTTTGAGCAACTCATTTAGTAGGTTAGGGTAGGTTGAGACATCTTTCAGTCCTTTGGGCAATGAATCACCAACACCATCATAATCTGATCCAAATGCTACATAATCAATTCCAACTAGGCTAACTACATGATCAATGTGGTCAGCAACTTTCTGAACGTCTTCATATACATCATTATCTATTGCATATTGATTTGCATAGGCAGTATAAACCGAATCATCTGAAGATAATCCATTCTCAGCGCGATAATTTGTTAAATCTTCTCGCATTTTATCAAACTTATCCCTGGACTCCTTTGATAAGAAAGTAGATCCAAAATTGATATGAATCACACCTCCATTTTCAGCTAAAGCATAGATAAGCGTA is from Marinobacter alexandrii and encodes:
- a CDS encoding carboxypeptidase-like regulatory domain-containing protein — its product is MRYILTLSFLFFLVSQLCAQEPHEKVIQFTGVVFGSDSISVVPGTHVYIPKSGRGTTTNPYGFFSLPVLEGDSVLFSAVGFKRAYFIVPKHEKESSFRIIIALEDDIQFLEEVEIRPYPSESMFKEALITMELPDQKEYANIYQWLNSQVMTEAYLNLPASPNANHQYTMQLQRQSYINRYSPPQNQLLNPFAWSSFINSLKRKKN